The Alphaproteobacteria bacterium genome includes a region encoding these proteins:
- a CDS encoding thioredoxin family protein: MVFLLLALAGMQASPAVRASVDTVRTDNVTARLVASAERVKPGDTVSVMLHQDIRDGWHTYWKNPGDSGQEIALEWSLPEGAVATPIRWAAPERIEFAGLVNHGYSGRVGLISDITVPADWPAGTAFPVKAEATWLVCEKICIPESGVFAIDLPTGGETVANSADAALFAAVRGTVPAASPWPYSATVSGNAVTLAFDAPGLSMARLSQAHFFAEAWGVIEHAAAQHLSYDAPVLRLTMQRGEIPAPDRLSGVLTLREDIGGEQVRLAFAIDEVALDPAASAPSMISAETLSLPLILAFAFLGGLLLNLMPCVFPVLAVKALGLVGHAADSRAGRLRGGLAYMAGVLLAFALLGIVFLALRAGGASVGWGFQLQNPVVVAVLAYILFAVGLNLAGVFHIAGSWTGMGQSLAGRSGATGSFFTGILAAVVAAPCTAPFMAAALGVAFTQSGPVAMAAILMLGLGLGMPYLLLTAVPGAARLLPKPGAWMNTLKQVLAFPLFASAAWLIWVLAQQTDPDAVFAVLLGMTALGFALWLFGQGGGAVRRGVAMVSVAAALFLAGAIQPADTAVAVIQPDGAERYSEARLEALRAEGRPVLVNMTAAWCITCKVNERVALSSEAFHAALAKSGAAYLVGDWTREDPEITALLRRHDRAGVPLYVLFYPDERPPMVLPQILTVSMVVDALHQI, from the coding sequence GTCAGGAAATCGCCCTTGAATGGTCATTGCCGGAAGGTGCCGTCGCGACGCCGATCCGCTGGGCGGCGCCGGAACGAATCGAGTTCGCCGGGCTGGTCAATCATGGTTACAGCGGCCGTGTCGGACTGATCAGCGATATCACGGTTCCGGCGGACTGGCCGGCCGGAACGGCGTTTCCGGTAAAGGCGGAAGCGACCTGGCTGGTCTGCGAGAAGATCTGCATTCCTGAATCCGGTGTCTTCGCGATTGACCTGCCCACGGGCGGCGAAACCGTGGCGAACAGCGCCGATGCGGCATTGTTCGCGGCGGTGCGCGGCACCGTCCCGGCCGCATCGCCCTGGCCGTATTCAGCGACCGTATCCGGCAACGCGGTAACCCTGGCGTTCGATGCTCCGGGCCTGTCGATGGCGCGACTGTCACAGGCGCACTTCTTCGCCGAAGCGTGGGGTGTGATAGAACACGCTGCGGCGCAGCATTTAAGCTATGACGCGCCAGTATTGCGCCTGACGATGCAGCGTGGCGAAATCCCTGCGCCGGATCGGCTTTCCGGCGTGCTGACGCTACGGGAGGATATCGGGGGCGAACAGGTTCGCCTGGCCTTCGCCATCGACGAGGTGGCACTCGATCCGGCTGCGTCAGCACCTTCTATGATTTCCGCCGAAACGCTGTCCCTGCCGCTGATCCTGGCATTCGCGTTTCTGGGCGGGCTCCTGCTGAACCTGATGCCATGCGTCTTCCCGGTGCTGGCGGTAAAGGCGCTCGGGCTGGTCGGTCATGCGGCGGATTCCCGCGCCGGGCGGCTGCGCGGGGGCCTTGCCTACATGGCGGGCGTATTGTTGGCCTTCGCCCTGCTGGGCATCGTGTTTCTCGCGCTGCGGGCCGGCGGCGCCAGTGTCGGATGGGGCTTCCAGTTGCAGAACCCCGTCGTTGTGGCGGTGCTGGCCTATATCCTGTTCGCGGTCGGGCTGAATCTGGCGGGCGTGTTTCACATCGCCGGTTCCTGGACCGGAATGGGACAGTCGCTGGCGGGGCGATCCGGTGCGACCGGCAGCTTCTTTACCGGTATTCTGGCTGCTGTCGTGGCGGCGCCCTGTACCGCGCCGTTCATGGCGGCCGCTCTTGGCGTTGCGTTCACCCAGTCCGGGCCGGTCGCGATGGCGGCGATACTCATGCTTGGCCTCGGGCTCGGCATGCCGTACCTGCTGCTGACAGCGGTTCCCGGCGCGGCGCGGTTGCTGCCGAAACCAGGGGCATGGATGAATACCCTGAAGCAGGTTTTGGCCTTTCCCCTGTTTGCTTCGGCGGCCTGGCTGATCTGGGTGCTGGCGCAGCAGACGGACCCGGATGCGGTGTTCGCGGTCCTGCTGGGAATGACCGCGCTGGGTTTCGCCCTGTGGCTGTTCGGGCAGGGCGGCGGCGCCGTCCGGCGCGGCGTGGCGATGGTATCGGTTGCCGCCGCGCTGTTTCTGGCTGGCGCAATCCAGCCTGCCGATACCGCCGTCGCCGTTATCCAACCCGATGGGGCCGAGCGCTATTCGGAGGCGCGGCTCGAGGCGCTGCGGGCGGAAGGCCGGCCCGTGCTGGTCAACATGACGGCGGCCTGGTGCATCACCTGCAAGGTGAACGAGCGCGTGGCCCTGTCCAGCGAAGCGTTTCATGCCGCCCTTGCCAAATCGGGCGCCGCCTATCTGGTTGGCGACTGGACCCGCGAGGATCCGGAAATCACCGCGCTGCTGCGCCGTCACGACCGGGCGGGCGTGCCCCTGTACGTGCTGTTTTATCCCGACGAACGGCCGCCAATGGTGCTGCCGCAGATTCTAACCGTATCGATGGTGGTCGATGCACTGCACCAAATCTGA